In the Nitrospirota bacterium genome, GCCGAGGAACTGCAAACCGACCTCGGCCCGGTCAGCAAGGAGACCGTCGGACAAGCCTTCAAGAAGCCAGGCTATTCGCCCTATGCGGGTCGAAATTTCCCCACGCGTCCGTACTTTGGCGACACGCATCTGCACACCGCGATCTCGCTCGACGCCGGCGCCGTCGGAGCGAAAGTGGGGCCGGACACCGCCTACCGGTTTGCGCGCGGCGAGGAAGTCACGACATCCACCGGCCAGCCGGCGAAGCTGTCGCGTCCGCTCGACTTCCTGGTGGTCAGCGATCACGCCGAGGCCTTCGGCGGCATGGTCGAAGTCGTCAAGGGCAATCCCGCGCTGATGGCCGATCCGAAGGTCAAGCAGTGGCACGACATGAT is a window encoding:
- a CDS encoding DUF3604 domain-containing protein — its product is MFRIVFAGLLFAILTLPVFAAEELQTDLGPVSKETVGQAFKKPGYSPYAGRNFPTRPYFGDTHLHTAISLDAGAVGAKVGPDTAYRFARGEEVTTSTGQPAKLSRPLDFLVVSDHAEAFGGMVEVVKGNPALMADPKVKQWHDMITQGGDTALKAAWEIIGALSANKLPKVMTDPAFIRSVWEPYIKTADRFNEPGKFTAFIGYEW